The Zonotrichia albicollis isolate bZonAlb1 chromosome W, bZonAlb1.hap1, whole genome shotgun sequence sequence AGACCTCGACCAATCAGGTGTTTAGGAATGGGAATTTTAACCCTCTTACTAAAAGTTGGCTGTTGTCGCATGATCTCGGCATGTTCAGTTGTGTGCCTGTCTCCAAAATTGCAACAAATGTAACAGATGAGTAGTGCTTACCCAGGTCAAGGACTTTTCAGTGTctcatgctctgccagtgaggaggtgcaCAAAAAGCTGGGAGCCTagctgggacaggtgacccaaactAGCCAAAGAGATTCTGCACCATAGAATGTCATGTCCAGTATATAAACCGAGGCAGTTACCTGGAAGGGAGGCTAATCACAGCTTGAGGATGGGGTTTGGCATCAGTCAGTGGGTGGTAACTGTATTGTGCattgtgacagtggtcacaagggttgcaggatgaagagagTGGCGAGAATGGtaacctcatgttcagaaggcttgatttattattttatgatgtatatattacattataactatacaaaaaagaatagaaagaaaagttctcagaaggctagctaagctaagaatagaaaagaatgaataacaaagatctgtgtcctGGCAGAAAGCGAAagcagctctgccgtgagtggtcagtaaatccaaacatccacaggagaccaatcacggatccacctgttacattccacagcagcagataaccattgtttgcattttgttgctgaggccacagcttctcagaagggagaaaaatcctaacaaaaggattttaatgaaaagatgtctgtgacagtgcatcacttgtttttcatgggttttctcttttttatttactATTATTATTCTTATATTTAACCTTGTTGCAATTATTAAACttttcttatctcaacccacaagttttACTTTGGATTCTCCTCCCTGTTCTCCTGGAGTGGTAGGGGTGGTGGGCAAGTGGCTGCGTGGTGCTTAGTTGCCAGCTGGACTTAAACTGTTGCCTTTTTCCCAACGTGGAAATGAAACTCAAGATAATTTTAGTAAGGAGGTAATATTAAAGTGGATATTTATTTGAAGGCCTTCAGGAGCAGTTATGGAAAGATGTCCACAAAAGCCCACCCCCTCCAGGGATGAGTACATATTTATAGGCTTTAGGAAATTAGCATAATTGATAAAAGGCACCAATTAGGAGGACAAGTGGTGATGCAATTCCCCCCCCCAGGTCAAGCCTTCCCTTCTCTGGAGCCCCCCCTTCGGCAGTAGCTGTAATTTGTCCATTAAAATGTACCTCAAAGAGTTGTTCTCAACCTTGGTAGCCAGGGAGAACTAAGATAGCATTGGGGTCTTGTACCCCACAgggcttggagctctggaatttgttttgtgtttctgCCTAGGGAAAGGCCATGGAAAAATACTGGGAAAACTCATCACTAATACAATAGACTAAAGAGCTACAAAAATATGTGCGAAAAATACAgagcatttaaaagaaaaaagatgaaaaccAAAACGGCATCAAAACCTCACACCATAAAATGAGCGAGTTACTGCTCCATGCCAGGAAAATACTGGCTGAAAGTAAAGACATTAATTGGAATTGAATGAAAGTATTTAAGCTTTAAATTATCTGAGAGTTGGCTTTGTTTATTTCCTGTGCTTATATGCGTAAAACGTCTGTCCTGGGTTGTAAGATACATGTGTGTTCTATTTCCCATCTGTTAGAGGTGaggcagttatcttctgttaattgggcagttttctttatttcttccacaaccaatcctTTCTctggggagatatcttctgttacTGGCCCATTGagtctcactgcatgactgataaaattaattcatcccattgtgagaagCTCCgtccagggggaggagccaagcattccgaCCTGGATAGAATCTGAGATTTAGAACACCAGAAGCAGCCTTTTTCCACTGGAAATCCAAGAGGAGCAGCTgtcttttccactggattcccagaggaaggccagtcccatctacaccaccactggaccttcagacaAAGACTACatccttctacaggatcactgcttcaacagaactATACCTGTCACTCctggaggactgcagccaccatttaattggactgctaccaataCCCTGACCCACAAGGTGTCAGGTcgtatcctgactctgtcagtgttttttgggtttttttttgtttgtactattgcagttgtatttttaattttcctagtaaaaacctgttattcctactcccatatctttgacTGAGAGACtcctaatttcaaaattataataattcagagggaggggagtttgcattttccatttcaaggaaggcttctgccttccttagcagacacttttcttttcaaaccaagacaaggtCTGATCATGAAAAGTTTACAAACTGTAGTGGCTTAATATCTTATAACTCATCTTCACCAAATGGCTGTCATAAGTCCATACCACTTCTAGTTCAGTGCCTTCAGCTCTTAGATAGCTGTAAGAGATGGAGAGATGCTGGTGAGTTGCTGTGTGAGCTACAGAAGTGCCCATAAGACAGCCAGGGTGGTTGTAGTGTCAGTTAAGTAGGCAGCACTGTTTCTGGAAAGGAACATTGCAGAGAACCTGAGAAAACAGCTCTCTTATCTGCTGAGAGTCAGATGTCAAGGGTTGTGCAATTTTGGAGCACTGTTTTGCAAGATCAGGTGAATCTCCAATGCTCTCCCTTGCTCCAGGCCCATGGCTGCTGTCAGGCAAAATACTCACCTTGCTGTCCTTCTGGACCCTGACTGATCGCATTAAGTCAACTATCCAAGGTGCATAGCTTTCTTCTGTGAAGTTGAATAACAAAAGGAGTTGATGGGGGCTCACTGCCCCAGCATGTTGGCAGTTCTGTCTCTTAACAGCCCGTGCCTCATGGCACTCATTTCTGCTTCAATATTTCCAAATATCAGCAATAGCAAGGTACATTTGTGCCTATCTGTGCTGGAccagatttgatttttttgagAGACAACACAAGACCTTCTCAAATGAATACTGCTGTACTGAGATAGGTTTACTACATTGAAGTTACATTGCAGTTGTCCCGATCTGCTAACGAGTTATTAGTGAATAAGTCAATGTTTGATTACTTTCAGGATATTTGAGATAAATGTTCTTAATCTGAAAAGCATGATTAATTTACTACTATTATGCACAAGCAATTTAAAATGTGGCTTTTTTGGTGAGCATTACTTTATTGACCATGGTAGAACAATAGATAAACATTTGTTGGAAAGAGGAGGTTTATTTATACAGAACAGCATGAACCAGCAGAGGAAACACAGAATACATTTCCTTTGAGTAATAGAAATGGATAGGTAAAGTGGGAAAATTTGTAAAAATCTTAGAAAAACATGGCACATCCTTTCCCTGATAGGGGTGGTTAGATGTTTAATGGCTTCTGCATACTGATGTGTTCTATGTGTGcctgggaaataaaataatttctgatggAAAAATCTAGCACAGACGTTTTTACGGAATTGCCTTTTCAAATAAGTGCAGTTTCGGTGCATCAATGAAAGGAGAATAATATTTCTAAGCAATGTCTGATTAAGTATCCATCTGTGTCAGTAAGCATCACAACATTTTTCAGTGCTGTGTTCTCATTTAAGTAAAAAACTGGTCTTTCTCTAGCATCACCTCAAGATTACTTTTTCTAGTACTGTTACTAGAAAAGTGAGTGTCAAGAAAAGAATGTGATTTTTTCAGTATAGCCTCTTCCTCTCTCTGATCTATAAATTTCTCAAGTAGAACTAAATAAGGACattagtttttctttctttgagaCAAGGCTTTCCTTGGCATAAACATTTTCCCCTGAACTTTGTTCTTTCCTGCATCAAACTCTGAGTCACAGTAGACTTTTTTTCCACTGAGATAAAGACAAAGTTGTATTTTATTTACATACTAATACTCACTCAAATTTTTGATGTCTAAATAGCCAGCTCAGGGGACTTAAAGAGTACAAACCTCACCAGAGCAAGTATTTTTCCATGTATACAGAAACACGGGTTGATGTTGACCAGATGTAGTGTTGTGAGTTTACTAGtccctgtgctgccatctcACTGAAAATATAATTCACTGATCACTGTATGAGGGATCAAACCAGCATGGTTTGAGtagtgtgaaaaacgccaatcacttgttttaaaattttttaagttgaatagtaataaaatggttataaaatagtaatacaaattagagcaataagaatttggacaatcagagttaggacaataaaggacaataaaaaagcaaagaattgcGAATGTTCGGATGCTTTCCTCTGGAAAGCATGGATCGCTAACCAAGGATTAActcttaaaagcaatagcctgttgcatattcatatatctcatacattattcaaaatttcttttcaaacaaagggtgTTTTCTGGTTATTGTCAGCTTCTCccctcatcttgtaaatcagtCATCTTTGTCCCCACCAAGTCTGGTTCTTCCCAacaaggaggcaataattcttctctttcGAATTTTAGTGTCTTGTTGCTGTTATCTCTGTGTGAAGAatttcttgagctagttagaaaaagtatcttacattgcatagtttctattttaatattatgttatAGCCtataactatatttaacacactactgaAAAGGATTAATACAgtataactttctaacataacacatataatattcattttaatatttaggAAAACCCAATCATCTAATATGCATTTTCCACAAGCAGTTAAAGTTCCTATTTAATGATGAAAAAAGTCTTATAAAAACATTGTAATTAGACTGTTAGCAAGGTGGCAACATGTagatgaaacatttttttttctgcctcatAGGCCAGAGAGATGGAAAAGCAAGTACAGGTGTTCTTATAGTCCCTTTGGAAGCTGCTATGTAGATGATATTTCCAAGTAGGATATTTGTGGAAAGTCTCTAGTTCATTTTGGCTGCCCTTTAGATTCTTGTCAAGCTCTCTTCTTTGTTCTCTGGGCTAAAAGGCTGAATAGTGCAGAAGCTGTTCTGCACTTATTAGTATGACTATTTAAATATATTCATTTTGGCCAGACTGGTACTCTTTTGATATATGTTTGAGCAACCAAATTTTTCCTTGCATGTGCATTTAAAAATTCTTAGAAAAGCTGGGAGTTGCTCTAGCAGGTACAATACAAATCCCACTGTGTATAACACTTGGTTAGTCATTCAGTCATCAAATCTGTGTTTTACTTACCCATGTAATAGAAGAATTATTCGATAATGAAGATTTGTGGGTGAAATAGATAGAAATAGTGATTTTATTACAGTATAGGGATATATTTGTGTCTCAACATGTGTACTCATTTGGGTTTGTTGATGTTGTGCTGTGACCTTGGAAATAAATTGGTACCTACATTAAATTGCACTTTCTGAGAATTCTTATTTTAAGTTGCTTTTAAGAGAGTTTTACTCAGTATTAACAAACTTTTCCTTTATATGTATGTTCTTGTATTTTCCGGTAtgtattttattcttcttttttttttttttttttttttgcaagtaaaatgctttgctgtgtgtttggggtttttctttctcatttagCAGATCTGAACTTATCTTTCTTTTGTTGTCTGAGATTAACTAACCTTTCTTAACACTGGTGTTTCTCTCCCATAAGTATTTTCATCATTGTCTTGCACTATACAGCATTTCATTCATTAGCCCAAAGGAAGCATGAattctcttttaattttctttaaaaatgaagTTTCAAAGTGGGTTAGGGTGGGCAGGACAACACTGAGCTTTTCACGGCACCTTTTAGAATCGTGTAAGTAGCCTCATATTGTGCTGCAGATGGAGGGGGGGAAAACAGCATGCAGTTGCAAACATACAGTTACAGGAAGCTTGGGATGGATCAGGAATCTGATGAAGGATTGTCCAGGtactgaaaaatctttctgagCCATCCATACTTTCTCAGGCTCTTCAAGTACTAATTGCCCTTGTCtgcaaaaatgcattttttaaaagcagtaaattaaaaattctACTGATTTTTCTCATCTACACTTTTTAAAGTGCTGTAAATTTATGATTTCTATACTTCTAAGCACATAATTTATTTGTTCCATACCATTCATCTGTAAGCAAATGTGTTGAATGAAAGATCTTTATTATATGTTAAATTACAAGTGGAAAGGGACTTCggcaagggggaatggcttcaaactgacagagagcaggtttagattagatattgggaagaaagTTTTGActgagagtggtgaggcacttggaacaggttgcccaaggAAGTCATTGATGTCCCATCTCTGGAAGTATTCAAGGCCACGATGGGATTTTGAGCAacttggtctagtggaaggtgtctctgcccatggcagggggtttagaatgagatgatcttgaaggtcccttccaacccaaaccgttCTAGGATTCTATGAACATACTGTCTGTAACTGAAAGCAATGTCTTGTTTAGGTAATACTGTGAAGAGCAGGACTGAGTTATTTAGGTAAATTATTCTTCCTCTTCTGTTCTTGTTTAGGCTGCTGTATTGCTGAAGACCTTATCTAGTTCACCCAATCTTCCAGACCATGTGCTCCATGCTTTGAGACTAGGAGGACCTTAGTGTTCTGAAATGAAGATGGAGACAGTGGGAAAAGCAGAACTTGTTGATTCAGTTCCACCAAAGACTTCTGAAAAGCAAGAAACTGCTCCTGATGAACATGGACCTATAGAACTTGAGACACAAACTCAGAAAGACAACATGCGTgctgcagcagactcagtggtgCTTTCTTCAATGCCTTGCTTACTGATGGAACTGAGGCGAGACTCTTCAGAGTCTCAGTTGGCATTTACAGAGAGCGATAGGCCAATGGGTGGTCGAGTTTATGAGAGTGACTCTTCTAATCACTGCATGCTTTCCCCTTCCTCCAGCGGGCATTTGGCTGACTCAGACACGTCTTCTGCAGAAGAGAATGAGCCCTGTCAAGCTGCAGGTACTGTAGAGGGAGACCTTTCTGCGGTGTCTGGGGCTGCAGTTGGGAGGAAATCCAGGAGATCCAGGTCTGAAAGTGAAACTTCAACAATGGCTGCCAAGAAAAACCGACAGTCTAGTGATAAGCAGAATGGTCGAGCTACCAAGGTAAAAGGTCACAGAAGTCAAAAGCACAAAGAAAGAATCCGTCTCTTGAGACAGAAGCGGGAGGCAGCTGCTCGCAAGAAGTACAACCTGCTTCAGGACAGCAGTACCAGCGACAGTGACCTGACGTGTGACTCAAGCACAAGCTCATCAGATGATGATGAAGAGGTTTCAGGGACCAGCAAGACAATCACTGCAGAGATACCAGGTAGAGGATGTTTTTTAAACTGAACTGTAACACATCTGACATAATTTTTCAGCTGTCATGCTAAATTAGATGAGTCACACTTGAGAAAAAACAGGAgaactgcagctctgtgtaaaTTTGAAGACTGCAGTGTATTAAGACATGAGCAAATGTCCTGAGGTTTCAGATCACTTTTGCACACCAACAAAGCATAGAAATGGTAAATTGGAGGAAGGACTATCTTTGAATTCTGGAATTTTtagatattttcatttataaGCCTAGATAAGCTCTTGTTAGTGCTGTCAAATCCCATTAGATGGTGATAATCTAATAAATGCATTCTGAAGATAAATAGCCAGCTTTGCTTTAATATCTCAAGACCACAGACTGGCAGCTGTGTTAAAAATAATGCAGCATACCTCTTGCCTGTATTACAGTAAGGCCCTGTTCATTACTGCACTGTCCTTTCAGCTCTATGTTTCAGTGCATGACAAACCTGCTTAGCCTTATTGTAAGTTCTTGCAGATTGCAGCTGGTCACCTATTTTAGGATATAAATATGAATTTGTTTACTCAGGTGCCCAAGCTATATCCACACCTAAATTTTCAACATCTTAGACAAAGCTGTTACCATTTTCCTATGTCCTAAGGATCTataatttctatatttttaattttctgacaCATCTGTGTTAAGATTATAGGCAGCAAATTATAGGGGCCTTCTCATCATTTTATTAGCAAAAGAAACATTAATTCTTCAAGTTTTTTGTCTGCTGAGTCTTTGTTATCAGCTCAAGTGCTGTGGCCAGGATTTTGTGTGAAAAACTATTTCAGCATATTATACCACAGAACCATCATCATACGGcaatcaaaaataaaattacataaaAAGAAACTTTTTGGCTTGCCAATTTTTACTAGATTACATGCTTTTATGCCTCTTGTGTTAGAAGTTGGGTGTTGCGGCTTTTTTGAGATAAATATCAGCTTGCATAGGGCAAGAAGATTTAAAGGAAAACTGCAATAATTAGTCTTGAGTTGCTGAACTAATGCTTGCTAgatgaattaaaatatttgcagCAGATTTTGCAAATAACTCTTTTAACTGACTTGGTTATGGTGAATAATTCTGTCATCATGAGAACTGGGATTTTTCCCACATATTGCTAGGAAGCAGGTTGCAAAAAGTAAATGTTTATTATTAGAAAGTCTGTGAAAGGCATAGTCTATAATTATTGTGTAGTAAACTCTTAATAGAGATCTAAAAATATTTGCCAATTTAATAGTTACTCAGACTTCTAGCTTTTATAATTTTATGCCTTTTTCTTTGCTATATTTATACTTTACTGGGCAATTAAAGCCTCATTTAAAGCCTGTTGAAGAAGACTACTTCATTGAGTTTTGGGACAGGTTTTTCCCCACCTCACAAACCCCACCAAACTTACACAATAAGTCTCCCAGgttatattctttttttttttttttaagtcattaAAGGATCTTGTGACCCAGGAAGGCACCACAGGGTATTTTCACATCTGCTTAGATTTCTGACTTCCATTGCAGAGACCTGAAACCACTCTAGTGTCACTAGGCTCTTCTGTATTTGAGTTCTTGGTCTTAACCATGAGATGTTTGCAGTGAAGAGGTCCCATTGCAGTACACAGAAAAACTTGATTATTTAATGATGATTATACTAAGGCCCAGTTTTGCCTGTGATGCAAGATATGAGAGTGCACAAACAATCCTGAGGAACAATGATGCTTATTCATAGCACATATCATTTGCTTTATGCTAAATTCCACTTATGACATTCAAATGTTTGAGCTGTCCTTTTGCTGCAATTAGGTGCAATATGTACCTGCCACATTGTGGTTTTCCTTTAAATAGAAATGACTTTGGTTTGTGGGAAATGTTTTCCAAGTACAAGTGAAAAACATTCTCTATAGACATAAGGACAAGGTTGGCCAAAAATGCATCCTATGCTACTTGTGGTTAATGAAATATTGCGGTCTTAACAGATGCAGTAGAGTTGTGAGTGTGAGTAGGACTTGTAGCTCTCCATTGCAGTGGTAGTTTCACATGCCATTTGCAATCCCTCTTATTGGAACTGGCAAAGTacttaaattctttttcttgaCTACAAAGCTGCTTTAGTGCACTTGGTATTACACTGTGAATTGCTTAAAAATTTAGGGAAGGAACACATAGAAATTATTATAAGAGATCAAAAAGCATTACTGGAAATTCAGGGCATGAGTGTCGTCTGCACGCAAGTTTAAAGAGGTTTAACTTGATGCTTGAACTTGAGTATCAGGACATAAGCATGAAAAACCTTTTGCAGTTACTTTTGAAAAAGTCTGTATGCATTGATGCAGAAGAGTCTTACAGGTAGTCTGTGTTCCCCTCAGTTTTAGTGTATTTGGACATTTCAGCTGTAGTGCTGGTTACTGTCTCAACATCGCTTATTATTTGGACTGATTTTCAACCACTCTGAAAAATAGCTTTGCCAACAGAGATGCTCTAAAATTTTTAGTGACAGTTAATGGGACCTTCATGTATGAAGGTTATGCATACTCTGGCTCTTAACCTTCTCTCAGTGTATGTATTGTAACAGCCAACAGTTTGCTTGTGTGTGGTCTGAAAATTGAAGTGCCACATTTGAGAATACAGTAGTCTTTCATGTTATGTAACTAAATTTTGTCCATTTAAATAGCATGGGTTTGGCTAAACTAGTAAGGTAAGGAAAATGTTTAGTGAATACATAATGCCATTAAGTTACAAACAGAGCAGTTATGCTGTAGAGAGTCAGTTCTCTCTGCTGAACTCAAATGTCCTGTGCATTAAAATACTGTCAGGCTTGGTTTTCTTCTCAAGAAAGATTGAAGAGTAAAGAGTTGAGATCTTACTGGTGATGCTTCAATACAAGTATTGTGAGGTCCATAGGACCTAAGCACAATATAAGTAAGTTATTTTATTCTGGATGCTTTCTGTGGTGTTAATTTACACCTGAAAATACAGGTTCAATCTAAACTTCAATGATGCTACTGAGAATCTTCTCACTGAACTGAGCAGTCATAATCTCAGACTCTTTAATTCAAGGGAATGCCAGGATGTTTGAGTTACTGCAGACGAAGAGCAATTTCTTATCTTTTAATGACTGAGCCTCTCTGTTGGCATATAAGATTTTGCCATTCTTAAACACTAGATAGCATTCACAGCCTAAGAGGATGATCTTTAAATCCTTGAATAGGTTCTGCTAGATCTGCTGCTGTTGAAAGTTTTTCCTTTAAACAATTTTGAATTTGACCATACAAATTAACTCTGAATGAAATTGGCATGAGAGCAAGTTGGGGAatcaatatttatttctatgcaaacacttttttttgaaagaacaaaaaggtttttaaaaattcaagtaTAATAGAAAAATATTGGCATTTCACCATTATTGTGCTTTTTACAGCTCAGAAAACTCTGAAGTGAAAGAAGGGTGACTCATGTTTCAGGCTTTCAGAAGAATCGGTTGAAAAGTTTGAGTGTTGACATTGAAAATGTGTTGCAGCTcactttgttaaaaaaaaaaaggggaaaaaaattatttttttttaatattaagaaATCCAAAGGGGAGGGCACAGTGTGTATGTATGAGGGACTCTCAAGCAGGTTACTTCCTCTCAAGAACTGTACATAGACCTTGGAAAAAGCATCTTGCAAGGGATAAATTTGGTTCAAGTAACTCAGGATGACGCTTATAagaacagggaggaaaaaagaattcGTTAAGGAGGATTTGCTGTAAAATACTCATTTGCAAATGTCAGTAAGCATAACAACATGGAGGAATACACCATTGCTAGTTAGAATGAAGATGTAACATATCTCCTTAAATTGTTGTCTTGTCAGAATTCCCATATTAAATAACTGTAGATTTGGTTATTATTTAGATGATACTTAATAGATCACATAGCGTCGATGCATTTCTTGAGTGCTGTTTTGCAGGAGGTAGTGTTTTGCGGAGATAAACAAAACTCCTCAacttttgtgaaagttgtaaagccggtatgtttattacagctcTGGACGCATGTGGGAATCGTTCCCCTAAAATGCAATGACATGTGTACCTCTGGGAACTCTAGATCCCTTTTTATCCTTTGCTCGAATCCATACGCAtgcaatttcacaataggttcatacatattcatttttacaaaTTTCACATGACATTTGCCCttagttcttctttatcagaaagaattcctaggtcaggttgacctgctctcacagcagtttctctgtctctctctgtctccctccccttatctctgtccttcactgaagcagtttctctgaTCCTAGGCTTTTTATGAGAACAGGCAGTCAGACTAAATAGCTATGTTTTCAAACTACATACTTAActcaaagatgtacatttcacctaaatcaaaatggacTTCTACTCTGGAGAATTTCTACTCTGTCTCAGTAGTTTTGAAAATAAGCTATGAATCTTGGCTTCTGACCCCTTTTGTAATTGCaaatttctctgtgttttaacttggcataattaaaaaaaaaaactatagAGTTGTAAGTATACAGATAGCAAAGAGACCAGTTAGATAAAtgctaatatttttaatataaaatgcattttaattaggcttgattttttttttaatgctgaaagccacaaataaagaaaagattGAATAAGGCTTGTTATAAGACCTGCAAGGGGAGCATATGAAACACTGATTTGCTGCTACTGTATATTGTAGATGTACTATGAATGATGCCTTTTGAAAATAGTATTGTAGGGTACTATATATTTCAATACCTAGTTTCTTAAGtttgcaaaacatttttaataacTTTGACCATGATAGTTCATTCTTAACTTTAAAAACCTGGCTAGGTTGTCTCACATGCCATCATCAATAGTTTTATTTAAATTGCAATTAAAACTTACTCAATGTTACTCAGAGGTGTCTGTTCATAAGCCTGTGGATATCAGAAAGACTGTCATTTAGTTATTTGATTTTAGGATAAGATCCCTGAGTAAAGATGATCAGTATCATATTGGATGTTCAATACTAGGAGTATATGAATggaatgaatattttttttcagggagGAAAAAGACATTGAATATATAAAAGGAACCACATTTTAGGAAAAAGGTACCATTTTATGTAATTATTTTAGTAAAAATGCAGTCAGAGGAATGTTAATTAGTTACTATAAAGtctatatttatttttgagTAGAAGACATGAATGCTAAATTTCCAGCTTCTCTGATAGGTAAACAGATGAGGGTTTAATAGAATATTTTTAGCCTCTGATGGGTAGTGTTGCTGCTGCTCGGAAAAAAGATGATAATCCTGGGCTTTGTTTATCTGTTACTGAAGGTCTTATATATACCTCATTTATATAGCTCCAAAAAAAGAATGTGTTGTTAAACAATACTGTAATTTAATGTACACACTGAAATCCGAAAAAAAGATTTAGTGCCTTATATTTTTATTAGTAAATATTTGGTTAGGTTGTGCAATGATTTCTCTC is a genomic window containing:
- the LOC141725190 gene encoding protein ARK2N-like isoform X4; translated protein: MKMETVGKAELVDSVPPKTSEKQETAPDEHGPIELETQTQKDNMRAAADSVVLSSMPCLLMELRRDSSESQLAFTESDRPMGGRVYESDSSNHCMLSPSSSGHLADSDTSSAEENEPCQAAGTVEGDLSAVSGAAVGRKSRRSRSESETSTMAAKKNRQSSDKQNGRATKVKGHRSQKHKERIRLLRQKREAAARKKYNLLQDSSTSDSDLTCDSSTSSSDDDEEVSGTSKTITAEIPGHLDPDFLAGDKISLSNAQINKEINIASSDSEVEIVGVQEHARYVHPRGGVIQSVSSWKHGSSSQYINTQQTQSWTAVTPQQNWSSPPEVVDLTLDEDTRRKYLL
- the LOC141725190 gene encoding protein ARK2N-like isoform X2, which codes for MKMETVGKAELVDSVPPKTSEKQETAPDEHGPIELETQTQKDNMRAAADSVVLSSMPCLLMELRRDSSESQLAFTESDRPMGGRVYESDSSNHCMLSPSSSGHLADSDTSSAEENEPCQAAGTVEGDLSAVSGAAVGRKSRRSRSESETSTMAAKKNRQSSDKQNGRATKVKGHRSQKHKERIRLLRQKREAAARKKYNLLQDSSTSDSDLTCDSSTSSSDDDEEVSGTSKTITAEIPVELYGVLFGSVEDTRVELQITSLCLYFLLMKTFTQVISMDGPPVIAHYDISDTNSDPEVVNVDNLLAAAVVQEHNNSLGNQNSGSTWRTRGPLDELSADTGHLDPDFLAGDKISLSNAQINKEINIASSDSEVEIVGVQEHARISIYECQLLWLSLQSIPGMQFPFCM
- the LOC141725190 gene encoding protein ARK2N-like isoform X1, producing the protein MKMETVGKAELVDSVPPKTSEKQETAPDEHGPIELETQTQKDNMRAAADSVVLSSMPCLLMELRRDSSESQLAFTESDRPMGGRVYESDSSNHCMLSPSSSGHLADSDTSSAEENEPCQAAGTVEGDLSAVSGAAVGRKSRRSRSESETSTMAAKKNRQSSDKQNGRATKVKGHRSQKHKERIRLLRQKREAAARKKYNLLQDSSTSDSDLTCDSSTSSSDDDEEVSGTSKTITAEIPVELYGVLFGSVEDTRVELQITSLCLYFLLMKTFTQVISMDGPPVIAHYDISDTNSDPEVVNVDNLLAAAVVQEHNNSLGNQNSGSTWRTRGPLDELSADTGHLDPDFLAGDKISLSNAQINKEINIASSDSEVEIVGVQEHARYVHPRGGVIQSVSSWKHGSSSQYINTQQTQSWTAVTPQQNWSSPPEVVDLTLDEDTRRKYLL
- the LOC141725190 gene encoding protein ARK2N-like isoform X3, which codes for MKMETVGKAELVDSVPPKTSEKQETAPDEHGPIELETQTQKDNMRAAADSVVLSSMPCLLMELRRDSSESQLAFTESDRPMGGRVYESDSSNHCMLSPSSSGHLADSDTSSAEENEPCQAAGTVEGDLSAVSGAAVGRKSRRSRSESETSTMAAKKNRQSSDKQNGRATKVKGHRSQKHKERIRLLRQKREAAARKKYNLLQDSSTSDSDLTCDSSTSSSDDDEEVSGTSKTITAEIPDGPPVIAHYDISDTNSDPEVVNVDNLLAAAVVQEHNNSLGNQNSGSTWRTRGPLDELSADTGHLDPDFLAGDKISLSNAQINKEINIASSDSEVEIVGVQEHARYVHPRGGVIQSVSSWKHGSSSQYINTQQTQSWTAVTPQQNWSSPPEVVDLTLDEDTRRKYLL